The Musa acuminata AAA Group cultivar baxijiao chromosome BXJ1-3, Cavendish_Baxijiao_AAA, whole genome shotgun sequence genome window below encodes:
- the LOC135582926 gene encoding transcription factor BIM2-like isoform X2 — MELQGKKVTHDFLSLCSPDSSFQLQDPRASSQGLFLKTRDFLQPLEREGKGGEAADGGSVPAERNASSISHVGAGQGAEKPEGSALRVLPIGLQTKPEPDYGSRSTTTSYGSYAGGVSYTLWDDNDTASRGQWPPPSLAALVATKHTWAPEKKRFMEAAASRSSRGYQVDDDEEAFGKRQGSSSSHKDSSIKAEGKAFSSEERPNTPRSKHSATEHRRRTKINDRFQILRELIPHSDQKRDKASFLLEVIEYIRFLQEKAQNYESSYPGWNQDEIKLMPWKKNPASENASQIIRNDSAAPAQKLSEKLENMPSTMVGSPATDVPAGNSCKTTEAATRFASNMAIHDQSPWSVRSCRDMLNEPEELALDEGTISVSAAYSHGLLNTLTQALQSSGVDLSRASISVQINLGKRAKRSAATATIKEQKDPASIFQSSKRRKAENS; from the exons ATGGAGCTCCAAG GGAAGAAGGTAACGCATGATTTCCTTTCGCTTTGCTCCCCGGATTCGTCTTTCCAGCTTCAAGATCCAAGGGCTTCATCTCAAG GTTTGTTTTTGAAGACGCGGGACTTCTTGCAGCCGTTGGAGCGGGAGGGGAAAGGCGGCGAGGCGGCGGACGGCGGAAGCGTCCCTGCTGAGAGAAACGCGTCCAGCATCAGCCACGTCGGGGCGGGGCAGGGCGCGGAGAAGCCGGAGGGAAGCGCACTGCGGGTGCTCCCTATCGGGTTGCAGACGAAACCCGAACCCGATTACGGCAGCCGGAGCACCACCACCAGCTACGGCTCCTACGCCGGCGGTGTCTCTTACACGCTCTGGGACGACAACGACACCGCATCCAGAG GGCAGTGGCCTCCTCCTTCCTTGGCGGCCCTCGTCGCCACCAAGCACACTTGGGCGCCGGAGAAGAAGCGATTCATGGAGGCAGCCGCGTCGAGATCCAGCCGTGGTTACCAAGTGGATGACGACGAGGAAGCGTTTGGAAAGAGACaaggctcctcctcctcccataaAG ACTCGAGCATCAAAGCAGAAGGAAAGGCGTTTAGCTCCGAAGAGAGGCCAAACACTCCACGGTCCAAGCATTCTGCCACCGAGCACAGAAGGCGAACCAAAATTAATGACAG ATTTCAGATACTAAGGGAGCTCATACCTCACAGTGATCAAAAGAGAGATAAAGCATCATTCCTTCTGGAG GTTATTGAATACATCCGCTTCCTGCAAGAGAAGGCACAGAATTACGAGTCATCTTACCCGGGATGGAATCAGGATGAGATCAAGTTAATGCCTTGG AAGAAGAACCCAGCCTCAGAAAATGCTTCTCAAATCATAAGAAATGATTCTGCTGCTCCTGCACAAAAATTGTCTGAAAAGCTCGAGAATATGCCATCGACAATGGTTGGCTCACCAGCAACAGATGTGCCTGCTGGTAATTCTTGCAAGACAACAGAAGCTGCCACCAGGTTTGCAAGTAACATGGCAatccatgatcaatctccatggtCAGTAAGATCATGCAGGGATATGTTGAATGAACCAGAGGAGCTGGCCCTCGATGAGGGAACCATTAGTGTGTCCGCTGCCTACTCCCATGG GTTGCTGAATACACTGACCCAGGCATTGCAAAGCTCTGGTGTAGATCTGTCTAGAGCCAGCATATCTGTGCAGATCAATCTTGGCAAGCGTGCAAAGAGATCTGCAGCCACAGCCACTATTAAG GAACAGAAAGATCCTGCATCTATTTTTCAATCATCTAAAAGACGCAAAGCCGAGAACAGCTAA
- the LOC135582926 gene encoding transcription factor BIM2-like isoform X1 codes for MELQGKKVTHDFLSLCSPDSSFQLQDPRASSQGLFLKTRDFLQPLEREGKGGEAADGGSVPAERNASSISHVGAGQGAEKPEGSALRVLPIGLQTKPEPDYGSRSTTTSYGSYAGGVSYTLWDDNDTASRGQWPPPSLAALVATKHTWAPEKKRFMEAAASRSSRGYQVDDDEEAFGKRQGSSSSHKDSSIKAEGKAFSSEERPNTPRSKHSATEHRRRTKINDRFQILRELIPHSDQKRDKASFLLEVIEYIRFLQEKAQNYESSYPGWNQDEIKLMPWQKKNPASENASQIIRNDSAAPAQKLSEKLENMPSTMVGSPATDVPAGNSCKTTEAATRFASNMAIHDQSPWSVRSCRDMLNEPEELALDEGTISVSAAYSHGLLNTLTQALQSSGVDLSRASISVQINLGKRAKRSAATATIKEQKDPASIFQSSKRRKAENS; via the exons ATGGAGCTCCAAG GGAAGAAGGTAACGCATGATTTCCTTTCGCTTTGCTCCCCGGATTCGTCTTTCCAGCTTCAAGATCCAAGGGCTTCATCTCAAG GTTTGTTTTTGAAGACGCGGGACTTCTTGCAGCCGTTGGAGCGGGAGGGGAAAGGCGGCGAGGCGGCGGACGGCGGAAGCGTCCCTGCTGAGAGAAACGCGTCCAGCATCAGCCACGTCGGGGCGGGGCAGGGCGCGGAGAAGCCGGAGGGAAGCGCACTGCGGGTGCTCCCTATCGGGTTGCAGACGAAACCCGAACCCGATTACGGCAGCCGGAGCACCACCACCAGCTACGGCTCCTACGCCGGCGGTGTCTCTTACACGCTCTGGGACGACAACGACACCGCATCCAGAG GGCAGTGGCCTCCTCCTTCCTTGGCGGCCCTCGTCGCCACCAAGCACACTTGGGCGCCGGAGAAGAAGCGATTCATGGAGGCAGCCGCGTCGAGATCCAGCCGTGGTTACCAAGTGGATGACGACGAGGAAGCGTTTGGAAAGAGACaaggctcctcctcctcccataaAG ACTCGAGCATCAAAGCAGAAGGAAAGGCGTTTAGCTCCGAAGAGAGGCCAAACACTCCACGGTCCAAGCATTCTGCCACCGAGCACAGAAGGCGAACCAAAATTAATGACAG ATTTCAGATACTAAGGGAGCTCATACCTCACAGTGATCAAAAGAGAGATAAAGCATCATTCCTTCTGGAG GTTATTGAATACATCCGCTTCCTGCAAGAGAAGGCACAGAATTACGAGTCATCTTACCCGGGATGGAATCAGGATGAGATCAAGTTAATGCCTTGG CAGAAGAAGAACCCAGCCTCAGAAAATGCTTCTCAAATCATAAGAAATGATTCTGCTGCTCCTGCACAAAAATTGTCTGAAAAGCTCGAGAATATGCCATCGACAATGGTTGGCTCACCAGCAACAGATGTGCCTGCTGGTAATTCTTGCAAGACAACAGAAGCTGCCACCAGGTTTGCAAGTAACATGGCAatccatgatcaatctccatggtCAGTAAGATCATGCAGGGATATGTTGAATGAACCAGAGGAGCTGGCCCTCGATGAGGGAACCATTAGTGTGTCCGCTGCCTACTCCCATGG GTTGCTGAATACACTGACCCAGGCATTGCAAAGCTCTGGTGTAGATCTGTCTAGAGCCAGCATATCTGTGCAGATCAATCTTGGCAAGCGTGCAAAGAGATCTGCAGCCACAGCCACTATTAAG GAACAGAAAGATCCTGCATCTATTTTTCAATCATCTAAAAGACGCAAAGCCGAGAACAGCTAA
- the LOC135582926 gene encoding transcription factor BIM2-like isoform X5 — protein MISFRFAPRIRLSSFKIQGLHLKPLEREGKGGEAADGGSVPAERNASSISHVGAGQGAEKPEGSALRVLPIGLQTKPEPDYGSRSTTTSYGSYAGGVSYTLWDDNDTASRGQWPPPSLAALVATKHTWAPEKKRFMEAAASRSSRGYQVDDDEEAFGKRQGSSSSHKDSSIKAEGKAFSSEERPNTPRSKHSATEHRRRTKINDRFQILRELIPHSDQKRDKASFLLEVIEYIRFLQEKAQNYESSYPGWNQDEIKLMPWQKKNPASENASQIIRNDSAAPAQKLSEKLENMPSTMVGSPATDVPAGNSCKTTEAATRFASNMAIHDQSPWSVRSCRDMLNEPEELALDEGTISVSAAYSHGLLNTLTQALQSSGVDLSRASISVQINLGKRAKRSAATATIKEQKDPASIFQSSKRRKAENS, from the exons ATGATTTCCTTTCGCTTTGCTCCCCGGATTCGTCTTTCCAGCTTCAAGATCCAAGGGCTTCATCTCAAG CCGTTGGAGCGGGAGGGGAAAGGCGGCGAGGCGGCGGACGGCGGAAGCGTCCCTGCTGAGAGAAACGCGTCCAGCATCAGCCACGTCGGGGCGGGGCAGGGCGCGGAGAAGCCGGAGGGAAGCGCACTGCGGGTGCTCCCTATCGGGTTGCAGACGAAACCCGAACCCGATTACGGCAGCCGGAGCACCACCACCAGCTACGGCTCCTACGCCGGCGGTGTCTCTTACACGCTCTGGGACGACAACGACACCGCATCCAGAG GGCAGTGGCCTCCTCCTTCCTTGGCGGCCCTCGTCGCCACCAAGCACACTTGGGCGCCGGAGAAGAAGCGATTCATGGAGGCAGCCGCGTCGAGATCCAGCCGTGGTTACCAAGTGGATGACGACGAGGAAGCGTTTGGAAAGAGACaaggctcctcctcctcccataaAG ACTCGAGCATCAAAGCAGAAGGAAAGGCGTTTAGCTCCGAAGAGAGGCCAAACACTCCACGGTCCAAGCATTCTGCCACCGAGCACAGAAGGCGAACCAAAATTAATGACAG ATTTCAGATACTAAGGGAGCTCATACCTCACAGTGATCAAAAGAGAGATAAAGCATCATTCCTTCTGGAG GTTATTGAATACATCCGCTTCCTGCAAGAGAAGGCACAGAATTACGAGTCATCTTACCCGGGATGGAATCAGGATGAGATCAAGTTAATGCCTTGG CAGAAGAAGAACCCAGCCTCAGAAAATGCTTCTCAAATCATAAGAAATGATTCTGCTGCTCCTGCACAAAAATTGTCTGAAAAGCTCGAGAATATGCCATCGACAATGGTTGGCTCACCAGCAACAGATGTGCCTGCTGGTAATTCTTGCAAGACAACAGAAGCTGCCACCAGGTTTGCAAGTAACATGGCAatccatgatcaatctccatggtCAGTAAGATCATGCAGGGATATGTTGAATGAACCAGAGGAGCTGGCCCTCGATGAGGGAACCATTAGTGTGTCCGCTGCCTACTCCCATGG GTTGCTGAATACACTGACCCAGGCATTGCAAAGCTCTGGTGTAGATCTGTCTAGAGCCAGCATATCTGTGCAGATCAATCTTGGCAAGCGTGCAAAGAGATCTGCAGCCACAGCCACTATTAAG GAACAGAAAGATCCTGCATCTATTTTTCAATCATCTAAAAGACGCAAAGCCGAGAACAGCTAA
- the LOC135582926 gene encoding transcription factor BIM2-like isoform X3, giving the protein MISFRFAPRIRLSSFKIQGLHLKTRDFLQPLEREGKGGEAADGGSVPAERNASSISHVGAGQGAEKPEGSALRVLPIGLQTKPEPDYGSRSTTTSYGSYAGGVSYTLWDDNDTASRGQWPPPSLAALVATKHTWAPEKKRFMEAAASRSSRGYQVDDDEEAFGKRQGSSSSHKDSSIKAEGKAFSSEERPNTPRSKHSATEHRRRTKINDRFQILRELIPHSDQKRDKASFLLEVIEYIRFLQEKAQNYESSYPGWNQDEIKLMPWQKKNPASENASQIIRNDSAAPAQKLSEKLENMPSTMVGSPATDVPAGNSCKTTEAATRFASNMAIHDQSPWSVRSCRDMLNEPEELALDEGTISVSAAYSHGLLNTLTQALQSSGVDLSRASISVQINLGKRAKRSAATATIKEQKDPASIFQSSKRRKAENS; this is encoded by the exons ATGATTTCCTTTCGCTTTGCTCCCCGGATTCGTCTTTCCAGCTTCAAGATCCAAGGGCTTCATCTCAAG ACGCGGGACTTCTTGCAGCCGTTGGAGCGGGAGGGGAAAGGCGGCGAGGCGGCGGACGGCGGAAGCGTCCCTGCTGAGAGAAACGCGTCCAGCATCAGCCACGTCGGGGCGGGGCAGGGCGCGGAGAAGCCGGAGGGAAGCGCACTGCGGGTGCTCCCTATCGGGTTGCAGACGAAACCCGAACCCGATTACGGCAGCCGGAGCACCACCACCAGCTACGGCTCCTACGCCGGCGGTGTCTCTTACACGCTCTGGGACGACAACGACACCGCATCCAGAG GGCAGTGGCCTCCTCCTTCCTTGGCGGCCCTCGTCGCCACCAAGCACACTTGGGCGCCGGAGAAGAAGCGATTCATGGAGGCAGCCGCGTCGAGATCCAGCCGTGGTTACCAAGTGGATGACGACGAGGAAGCGTTTGGAAAGAGACaaggctcctcctcctcccataaAG ACTCGAGCATCAAAGCAGAAGGAAAGGCGTTTAGCTCCGAAGAGAGGCCAAACACTCCACGGTCCAAGCATTCTGCCACCGAGCACAGAAGGCGAACCAAAATTAATGACAG ATTTCAGATACTAAGGGAGCTCATACCTCACAGTGATCAAAAGAGAGATAAAGCATCATTCCTTCTGGAG GTTATTGAATACATCCGCTTCCTGCAAGAGAAGGCACAGAATTACGAGTCATCTTACCCGGGATGGAATCAGGATGAGATCAAGTTAATGCCTTGG CAGAAGAAGAACCCAGCCTCAGAAAATGCTTCTCAAATCATAAGAAATGATTCTGCTGCTCCTGCACAAAAATTGTCTGAAAAGCTCGAGAATATGCCATCGACAATGGTTGGCTCACCAGCAACAGATGTGCCTGCTGGTAATTCTTGCAAGACAACAGAAGCTGCCACCAGGTTTGCAAGTAACATGGCAatccatgatcaatctccatggtCAGTAAGATCATGCAGGGATATGTTGAATGAACCAGAGGAGCTGGCCCTCGATGAGGGAACCATTAGTGTGTCCGCTGCCTACTCCCATGG GTTGCTGAATACACTGACCCAGGCATTGCAAAGCTCTGGTGTAGATCTGTCTAGAGCCAGCATATCTGTGCAGATCAATCTTGGCAAGCGTGCAAAGAGATCTGCAGCCACAGCCACTATTAAG GAACAGAAAGATCCTGCATCTATTTTTCAATCATCTAAAAGACGCAAAGCCGAGAACAGCTAA
- the LOC135582926 gene encoding transcription factor BIM2-like isoform X4, translated as MISFRFAPRIRLSSFKIQGLHLKTRDFLQPLEREGKGGEAADGGSVPAERNASSISHVGAGQGAEKPEGSALRVLPIGLQTKPEPDYGSRSTTTSYGSYAGGVSYTLWDDNDTASRGQWPPPSLAALVATKHTWAPEKKRFMEAAASRSSRGYQVDDDEEAFGKRQGSSSSHKDSSIKAEGKAFSSEERPNTPRSKHSATEHRRRTKINDRFQILRELIPHSDQKRDKASFLLEVIEYIRFLQEKAQNYESSYPGWNQDEIKLMPWKKNPASENASQIIRNDSAAPAQKLSEKLENMPSTMVGSPATDVPAGNSCKTTEAATRFASNMAIHDQSPWSVRSCRDMLNEPEELALDEGTISVSAAYSHGLLNTLTQALQSSGVDLSRASISVQINLGKRAKRSAATATIKEQKDPASIFQSSKRRKAENS; from the exons ATGATTTCCTTTCGCTTTGCTCCCCGGATTCGTCTTTCCAGCTTCAAGATCCAAGGGCTTCATCTCAAG ACGCGGGACTTCTTGCAGCCGTTGGAGCGGGAGGGGAAAGGCGGCGAGGCGGCGGACGGCGGAAGCGTCCCTGCTGAGAGAAACGCGTCCAGCATCAGCCACGTCGGGGCGGGGCAGGGCGCGGAGAAGCCGGAGGGAAGCGCACTGCGGGTGCTCCCTATCGGGTTGCAGACGAAACCCGAACCCGATTACGGCAGCCGGAGCACCACCACCAGCTACGGCTCCTACGCCGGCGGTGTCTCTTACACGCTCTGGGACGACAACGACACCGCATCCAGAG GGCAGTGGCCTCCTCCTTCCTTGGCGGCCCTCGTCGCCACCAAGCACACTTGGGCGCCGGAGAAGAAGCGATTCATGGAGGCAGCCGCGTCGAGATCCAGCCGTGGTTACCAAGTGGATGACGACGAGGAAGCGTTTGGAAAGAGACaaggctcctcctcctcccataaAG ACTCGAGCATCAAAGCAGAAGGAAAGGCGTTTAGCTCCGAAGAGAGGCCAAACACTCCACGGTCCAAGCATTCTGCCACCGAGCACAGAAGGCGAACCAAAATTAATGACAG ATTTCAGATACTAAGGGAGCTCATACCTCACAGTGATCAAAAGAGAGATAAAGCATCATTCCTTCTGGAG GTTATTGAATACATCCGCTTCCTGCAAGAGAAGGCACAGAATTACGAGTCATCTTACCCGGGATGGAATCAGGATGAGATCAAGTTAATGCCTTGG AAGAAGAACCCAGCCTCAGAAAATGCTTCTCAAATCATAAGAAATGATTCTGCTGCTCCTGCACAAAAATTGTCTGAAAAGCTCGAGAATATGCCATCGACAATGGTTGGCTCACCAGCAACAGATGTGCCTGCTGGTAATTCTTGCAAGACAACAGAAGCTGCCACCAGGTTTGCAAGTAACATGGCAatccatgatcaatctccatggtCAGTAAGATCATGCAGGGATATGTTGAATGAACCAGAGGAGCTGGCCCTCGATGAGGGAACCATTAGTGTGTCCGCTGCCTACTCCCATGG GTTGCTGAATACACTGACCCAGGCATTGCAAAGCTCTGGTGTAGATCTGTCTAGAGCCAGCATATCTGTGCAGATCAATCTTGGCAAGCGTGCAAAGAGATCTGCAGCCACAGCCACTATTAAG GAACAGAAAGATCCTGCATCTATTTTTCAATCATCTAAAAGACGCAAAGCCGAGAACAGCTAA
- the LOC135619918 gene encoding protein TIC 20-v, chloroplastic-like, which yields MASSPLLFLSPKPSPLLLHHHRRHLNRLPGISSRCRRRFLDSFVARATKNGEPADPPDRILAAACYLYPFLDGVHYGRFVLTQFPALQLVLQPFVPAIHLFRSSPLTPSLLFFTLYFAVVRNPSKFGLFVRFNTMQAIVLDVLLIFPDLLERTFNPNGGIGLELLQSLDSTVFLFLLASFVYGSTACLLGQVPRLPLVAEAAERRVM from the coding sequence AtggcttcttctcctcttctcttcctctcccccaaaccctctcctctcctcctccaccaccaccgtcgccacctcAATCGGCTCCCCGGCATCTCTTCCCGGTGTCGCCGCCGCTTCCTCGACTCTTTCGTTGCCCGCGCCACCAAGAACGGCGAACCCGCCGACCCCCCGGACCGCATCCTGGCCGCCGCCTGCTATCTCTACCCCTTCCTCGACGGCGTCCACTACGGGCGCTTCGTGCTGACCCAGTTCCCTGCCTTGCAGCTTGTCCTCCAGCCCTTTGTACCTGCCATCCACCTCTTCCGCTCCTCCCCTCTCaccccctccctcctcttcttcacccTCTACTTCGCCGTCGTTCGCAATCCATCCAAATTCGGCCTCTTCGTCCGTTTCAACACCATGCAGGCCATCGTCCTCGACGTCCTCCTCATATTCCCGGATCTCCTCGAGCGGACCTTCAACCCCAATGGCGGGATCGGGCTGGAGCTCCTCCAGAGCCTCGACAGCACCGTCTTCCTGTTCCTGCTCGCGTCTTTCGTCTACGGCTCCACGGCATGCCTCCTGGGGCAGGTTCCGCGGTTGCCACTCGTCGCCGAGGCCGCGGAGAGGCGGGTCATGTGA